In Cardinium endosymbiont of Dermatophagoides farinae, the sequence GGCTTTTCCTTGAATAAAAAGTCGTTTGTCATGTAGATCTCGAATTCTTGGGCAGAATTCAAAACCAAGTAGGTGCATCATGGCAAATACATGATCGGTGAAACCAGATGTATCGGTATAGTGTTCCCGGATTTCTAGATCACTTTCGTGATACAGCAAGCCATCGAGTACATGAGTTGAATCTCTTACCCGACTGATAACCCTGGTATAAAATGGACTGTATTGATCAGAGATATTCGTATAAAACTGAATACCAGGATCCTGTCCATATTTAGGATTGACTTGTCCAGCGTAGCGTCTAAGGTTTCCGACTCTGAAGTTCTGACCGTCTGAAGACGATGTAGTACCGTCACCCCAGTATATCGCCATAGGTTGCTTTCCCTGCGCATTAACTAATTCAGCAAGAGCAGCTGAATACGTTTCATCTCGTATATACCACGCCTGAATACTTTCCAGTGAAGATCTAGTAACTCCAGGACAGGCCTCTGCCATTTTACCTAGCCCAAGGTTAATTCCATCAGCCAGGATAATGGTTAGGAGGAGCCGAGTATCAGGGCGGATGACCTCATTTTTGAGATGAGAAAAATGGTTAGTAAACGCTGTCCAGTCGTTTACTTCATCCAGTATCTCTGTAATTTTAGGATGAGGTAACATACTATAAACCAGGGCTGTCAGCGGTGAAACCTCTGCAGGAACACTATTATCCAATGGCGTGACCTTTACTCTTTTATATTAGATATTTCAACATTAGGTAAATCACCTATAAGGGCCATTTTGTTTACCTCTTCGAGTCGTGATTTCAATAATGTTAGGCGACTTCCAATATATTGACTGTAATCAAAAGGGACAGAAAGTGGTAACTGATGATTCTGAATCAACTTATTAAACTCCTTTTTAGGAATGAGGTAATCGTCAAAATTTTTATATCGGCGAGAACCTTTTACCCAGATATCCCCTGAACGAAGCGCGTCTTTCAGTTCGTTAAGAGCGAAAAATTCATAGTACTGTCGATTTATTCCGGTGGGTGCAATAACCACTTTCCTCCAGCTTTCAGGAATAAAATCCAACGGTTCCATTGGTGGGACCTTTCGTAACTGTTTATGATACATTTCTCTGATGACTGTCAGAGCCTCGGCTAGTGACTGTGTAGCTGGCGTGGCATTCAGTTCCAACGCAGACAACATTCTTGGAGCGTATTTACGTAACGTACTATATTTCTCAATAATAATATGCAGTGGATCAAAATTACTTTTTTTGGTCAAAAAACGGGTTTCTTCTAGACTTATAATAAATTTTTGCCATGGCATAACATGTTCAATAGCAGTCCATGGATCTTCTCCGGATTCACGGGCTTCAGTTAATGCTTGACCAATAGCAATATACTGGTACAGTTTAGACTGGATAAGTTTACCTGTTTGCTGGAGTCGCTCCGCCTGAGTTCTTTTAGCCCGGCTGAACATACTGTTCAAGATACGCTCATGCAAATCGATGATCTCATCTGTAAGTGTAGCTCTGGCTTCTTCAATCACACATATTAGAATAGCGTATCGTCTGCTTGATGAGAACTTAGTCAAATCTCGGCTGCTCATATTCCGACCCTCACGGGCCAGTTTCAGTAACCGATTCTGATGAACTAAACGTCCGATCCCTACCGGTAAGTCTATTGCCACGATCGTATTCAAGCATTCAATGTGCTGTAATACATTTTTTCCGTTAATTTTACCAGGAGGTTGAAGAATCCAAGATAGACGTGAAAGATGATTATTTGATGCAATCAGAAGGCTGTCTAGATTGACCTTATGCTCTGATATAAGTTGAGCATTCAGTTCCGAGAATATTATTTTATCGCCAGCAGCCATGGCCTTTGAGCACGTTCGCTCCAGTACATCAATAGTGGGAATAATCACGCAATTCCGCTGCATATACTTTAGAAGTTCTTGTGCAAGAAGAATACCCTTGTCAGTGCGTTTTGCAAGTGGAATTAAATACGAAATGCAATCATTTTGAATCTGTTTTGTAAATTTTTTTAGTCCTAGATAGTGGTATAGTTCTATTAAATGTTCCCTGCGAGTGGTGTCTCGTCCTGATGCGTAATCTTTCCAAAGTTCATTTGATAAATTAAGTCTGCTAGCGATATGCTTGAGTAAAAAATCGGAAAGTAGTGATTTTTTATTTGGGATCATCCCTATGTTCTTCAGGTAACAAAGCAAGACAGAAAAACCGAACCTATTGGCTGGCTTGCGGTGCGTATTAATAAGCGCTAAATCCTGAATGATATTCTACTAGTAGAACAAATAGATCGGCTGACCAGACTTAGTAACAGTGACTGGCTAACACTCAAAAAGCAGATTGAACATATTGAACATCATGAATTGAGAATTGTAAGTCTGGATATCCCAACTTCATGGCAGGTTTTGTCTGACAAAGAACCATCACAAAATGATCCAATAACTCGTGCTGTGATTTCTGCCATCAATAATATGCTCATGGATCTAATGGCCGCAATGTCGTATAAGGATTGGTTGAGCCGTCAGCAACGGCAAAAACAGGGAATCGAAAGAGCACGTCAAGAGGGTAAATATCGTGGAAAACAGGCTGATCATGAGCGTCACCAGAAGGTAATATATTATCGAAGTGTTAAAAAACTAAGCATTCAAGATACCGCACAAGCTACCGGGTACAGCGCTTCGCAGGTATGTCGTATTCAGAAATTGTACTTTGTAAACAATGAAAAAAGCGATGCTAAGCACTTTTAATAAATTGCTGGAAAGTGGGAAAAGTAATGTCTGAAACATGTTGCTAATCAGGTAAATTTATACAATAACCTGGAAGAAAAAGAAGAACATCTTTAGTACAGAAAACAGCCTTAACGTACAATAATTTCCTATATCCAAGGAGACCCCTATACCAGAAAAGTTCTCTAGTTCTGCACCTACTTTGAGACGTTTATAGCACTCTTCTATATGCCATCTTAACCCATAAGCCTTCTTGAGGCTTTCTAATGTAAATTTTTCGCGGTCAAAAAGTGAGGTAGTCAATACCTCTACTGTGCTATTGGATAACATAAAGGATACCACTCTTACCTTTTGGCTGATCTTTTTATCTTTACTCTCTACGATACAATCAAAATCTGACTCTCCAGATTGAACACGTTCCCATAGCTTTTTATAATGGTGTCCTTGCACACGAAAAATAAAATCTGCTTTATAATCATTGTGTTCTTTCATAAACTTTGCAGAAGTGTACCCACGATCATAGATAAACAATAATTTATCTTGCTTTAAGGAACGCATTTGATCAACCACTTCAGGTAGTTGTGCTTCTGCCAATGTCTGCTCCCCTACATCCCAAGTTCCAAGTCGAGCATTACAAATCAGAGATGTACACAAATCCACAAATAGAGAAATCCTAGCTAAGGGCGGCATCGTTCCATTGGTCCCATTTGGTTTAAAACGTCCAAATTCAGATATGATTTCTCCGGAAGCAGGTAAGTGCATAGAAGAACCATCTACTGCAATAACCCTATGTTCTTTCCATGTTCCATAAGTAGGATCATTTTGGTAAGCTATTCGGATGCTGTCTTCCAATAATTCTTTAAAGCCAGTATGAGCAAATTTGTACCTTGCTTTAGAAAAAGCTTGCTTGAAGGGGGGATTTTCGATGTTAATGGTTCCATAAGTTCACACTCTATACCTAAACTTCTCTTAACCAGCTGTAAAATGGTACTAAATACTATTGGGAAACTAAGTTTCCTATTGCGTATAAAGGTATTTTTGCCTCTTGAATGTCTTTGCTGAAACACTTGTGCATAAACTTTATTTTTAACATTGGAAACGAAGTTTTTTCCTAAAAATTTTTCATAAAAAAACGCATTATACATTTTATTTTATAAAATAACAAAAAATAATTTATAAAAAAGAACTAAAAATGTAAATCCAAAATTATATGCTTTTATTTGATAATCAGTAAAATATAGAGATTAAGTTGACGCCATTGTCCGTTCACCACTGTGGCGAAGATTTGCTTTTCAGTCTGTCTCAGGCATGATTTTAGGATAAATTTTTAGCATAAACGCCTAATTTTTGTTCCAAATTTTAGTAAAAAGCTAGAAAAAACGCGTTTTTTGCCAGTGTGCTGAACGGACAATGGCCATAGTAGGAAAATGTTCCTGTAAAAAGGTCTATTATCGTCCTAAGCTAGAAACCACACATCGAAATCCAATTGTAGCCGTAGCACTATCTTTATTCAAATAGCGCCGGGTTCCTATTTGTAAAAAGTAGGCAGAATCTGCCCAAGAACAGCCTTTATATACTTTATCATGCGCATTAGTAAGGGAACCTTTATGGTGATCAGCCTGATCCGGAGATCCATCACGGATAACAGGGTTTAAGTCACCTGAGTCTTGTAGAGCAAGCGGGCTGTAGGTATCACTTACCCAACAACAAACATTACCCACCATATCATAGAGGCCTAGATCGTTTGGAGGGTAAGCATAAACGTAAGAAGTAGGTGCAGCATGGTCAGACTCACCAGCCATACCTTTGTAGTTGCCCTTGCCTCGCTTAAAGTTAGCTAAGAATTGACCATTTTTTCCTCTTGGGGAAGAACCATCCCATGGGTAAATCCGTTGATGGCGCTGTAAATAGTCTATATTAGCTGTGCCAATTATAGCGTGCGCAGCGTATTCCCATTCTGCTTCACTAGCTAAGCGAAATTCGGGGCACCTGCTTATTATTGCCTCTATATCTTCATTATTGATGGCAGTTGTTTGACCTTCTTCAGCATCAGGCTGAGGTGTTAACTTTGCTTTATATTTCTTAATCTCTTCCTCCTGAAACTTTTTGGTACGCCATTTACAATATTCCGTAGCTTGCTCCCAGCTCACACCAACAACCGGGTAATAGGCAAAACCGGGCGCATTTAGATAATTTTCTAAATATAGATTATTGTAGCTAAAGCCCTCTAGCAAAGCCTGTTGATTGGGCATAGCAGCCTTATATGCTTCAGTTAAACTATTCTTTTGCAAGTCATATA encodes:
- a CDS encoding SUMF1/EgtB/PvdO family nonheme iron enzyme — protein: MIFRISRLGYFLFVLVYATAYGKSHPTSARPGKVSLTTGRRFNQPDTLPVVPHKQGPPIPGMIYVEGGYMTMGNLVEDKLGTGGGSTKPVTITSFYIDQTPITNLDYREYLYDLQKNSLTEAYKAAMPNQQALLEGFSYNNLYLENYLNAPGFAYYPVVGVSWEQATEYCKWRTKKFQEEEIKKYKAKLTPQPDAEEGQTTAINNEDIEAIISRCPEFRLASEAEWEYAAHAIIGTANIDYLQRHQRIYPWDGSSPRGKNGQFLANFKRGKGNYKGMAGESDHAAPTSYVYAYPPNDLGLYDMVGNVCCWVSDTYSPLALQDSGDLNPVIRDGSPDQADHHKGSLTNAHDKVYKGCSWADSAYFLQIGTRRYLNKDSATATIGFRCVVSSLGR